A stretch of DNA from Methanolinea mesophila:
CCATGAACATCTCAGCCCGTCCAAGGGTCCGGAGTGCGTTTTCAAGGGACTTGTTCACGAGTTCTTTCTGTCTCAGGTAGGGCTGGCGGTAGGAGAGGTACGCGATGGTCATCGCATCCAGTTTTTCTTCCAGCAGATCGTGACCTTTCTGTGCCAAAACCTCCTGCCGCTTTAGTTTCAGCAGTTCGATCCTGGTCGGCCGGATACCCGGGGCGAGGGAGGGGCTCATACTTTGCCGCTCCTGTAATGCGGGTGATAGGTGCGGATCGTCGCCGTATCGATGCGCCTGAGTTCGCTCTCGGGGAGCAGCGCCAGGAGATCCCAGGCCAGATCGAGAGTTGCCTCGAACGTCCTGTTCTCTTCGGCATCCTGGCCGATAAATTCCTTTTCGAAGCGATCCGCGAACAACAGATAGTTACGGTCGATATCGGTGAGTGCCTCCTCCCCGATCACTGCGACCAGCCCCTTCAGTTTTACGCCCTGTGCGTATGCGGAATAGAGCTGGTTGTTGACTTCGGCATGGTCCTTCCGGGTCCGCCCCTCGCCGATCCCGCCCTGCATAAGCCGGGAAAGGCAGGGGAGCACGTTGACAGGCGGATAAATCCCCTTGCGGTGAAGGTCCCGGGAGAGCACGATCTGCCCCTCGGTGATGTACCCGGTAAGATCGGGCACCGGGTGCGTGATATCGTCATCAGGCATCGTGAGTATCGGGATCTGGGTGATGGAACCATTTCTGTCCCGTATTCTTCCCGCCCTTTCGTAAATGGTCGCGAGATCGGTATACATGTACCCCGGGTATCCCCTGCGCCCCGGCACCTCCTCCCTCGCAGCGGCGATCTCTCTCAATGCCTCGCAATAATTGGTGAGATCCGACATGATCACCAGAACATGCATCCCCTTCTCGAAGGCGAGGAACTCCGCGGTGGTGAGTGCCAGCCGCGGGGTGATGATTCGTTCGATCACCGGATCATCCGCAAGATTCAGGAACACGACCGCCCTTTCGAGCGCACCCGTAGTTCTGAAATCCTTCAGGAAATACGCCGCTTCTTCATGCGTAATTCCCATCGCCGCGAAGATGACCGCAAACTGTTCCTCCTGTCCCCGGACCCTGGCCTGCCGGGCGATCTGGGCCGCAAGGAGATTATGGGGAAGGCCGGCTCCCGAAAATATTGGGAGTTTTTGCCCTCTGACAAGCGTATTCATCCCGTCAATCGCGGACACCCCGGTCTGGATGGAATCGCGGGGATGTTCGCGGGCGTACGGGTTGATGGACGATCCATGGATATCGCGAATCTCTTCGGGTATCGGGAGCGAACCTCCGTCAAGCGGATTGCCGGTGCCGTCAAAGACCCTGCCGAGCATCTCCCCGGTGACTCCGATATGCATCGTCTCGCCGGTGAACCTGACCCGGGTGGTATACGTATCGAGATCGCGGGTGGATCCAAAGACCTGGACGATGGCCCTGGCAGTCCTTGTCTCAAGCACCTGGCCCTGGCGTTTTTCGCCCGACGGCAGGGTTATCACCGCCACTTCCCCGTAGGCAATTCCCTCGACTCCATCAACCACCATGATCGGGCCCTCCACACGTGAGACGGAGGTATACTCTCTCGCACTGTGTGTCATTCGCTCTCCACCCCCACGGCAGAGAACTCCGAGCGGAGTCCGGAATCGATCTGCCGGAATAGCTCCGCGGAATCTTCAGGGGATACCGTACCCATCCGTGCAAGCATGCCTTTCACCGGGAATTCCCGGATGGTCTCCGCGGTTACCCCGAGGGCCACCGCCCTGTCCGCAAGCGAGAAAAAACGGATATCGGCCAGGACCATCCGGACAAGTTTTTCGGGGCCGGTATAGGTGTCGTGGGGATGGAACGCGTACTGCATCAGCAGGCTTTCACGGATTATCTCGGCTTTCAGGAGCACCAGACGGTCGGTTTCAGGAAGGACTTCCGGCCCCACGAGCTTTATCAGTTCCTCCAGTTCGTTCTCCCGCTGCAGGATGACCATGAGTTCCTCCCTCATCTTTCTCCATTCCGGGTTCTCGTTCTCCTCCCACCAGGCGTCCACCGCGCCGGAATACAGTGAATACGAGTTCAGCCAGTTGATCGCAGGGAAATGTCGGCGGTAGGCGAGTTCCGAATCCAGGGCCCAGAATACTTTGACCATGCGGAGGGTGTTCTGGGTCACCGGTTCGGAAAAGTCCCCTCCCGGAGGGGATACTGCTCCGATGACCGAAACCGAACCCGTCGCGGGTTGTTTCCCAATCGTGATCACTTTTCCGGCCCTCTCGTAAAAATCTGCCAGCCTGGAGCCGAGATACGCCGGGTAACCCTCTTCTCCCGGCATTTCCTCCAGCCGGCCGGAGATCTCTCTCATGGCCTCCGCCCATCGCGAGGTTGAATCCGCCATCAACGCCACGTTATAGCCCATGTCACGGTAATACTCGGCAATGGTTATCCCGGTATACACAGACGCTTCCCGGGCCGCGACGGGCATGTTGCTGGTATTCGCGATAAGGACCATGCGGTTGATGAGCGGTTCCCCTGTCCGGGGATCCGGGAGTCTGGGAAACTCCGTCAATACATCGGCCATCTCGTTTCCCCTCTCCCCACAGCCCACGAACACCACGATATCGGCACTGGCCCACTTTGCGAGCTGGTGCTGTACGACAGTTTTTCCGGATCCGAAGGGCCCCGGTATTGCCGCAGTCCCTCCTACCGCGATCGGAAAAAAAAGATCGATGACCCGCTGTCCTGTCAGCAGCGGATCGCCCGGTTCGAGTTTGGTAGTTATGGGACGGGGGACCCTTACAGGCCATAACTGCTCCATGGTGAGCGGGACCCGGCCCGTGGCCGTTTCCAGGATACCAATGTCGTCCTGAAGGGTATAGTCACCTTCATCCGCGATCCGGGTGAACCTGCCGGCGAGCCCCGGAGGGACCATGACTTTGTGGACGATTGGTCCCTCCTGGACATGCCCGAGCACATCGCCGCCTGTCACGGTGCGGGAGGATTCCCCCGAAGGCATGAACGTCCAGGAGGCGGTGCGGTCAAGCGGGGGGACCCTGCTTCCCTTCGGAATAAAATCTCCCGAAATCCCGAACATCTTTTCGAGCGGACGCTGGATGCCGTCAAAAATGCACCCGAGAAGGCCGGGACCGAGCGCCACCGAGAGGGAACTTCCCGTACCTGTAACGGGTTCCCCGGGAATCATTCCCGCAGTCTCCTCGTAGACCTGAATCGTTGCCGATTCCCCTTCGAGGGCGATGATCTCCCCTATCAGTTCATCCTTTCCGACCCTGACGATCTCGTACATGCGGGCCCCGGTCATCCCCCCTGCCTGCACCACCGGACCGGTTACCCTGACCACCGTTCCGGGATTTCCTGGTTCCCTCATCATTCTTTTCACCTGACCTGATGCGGGAGTACATTTACACCGGGCGGAAGTTCTCCCGTATCTTCTTCCGTTCCGAGGACTACCATTACAGGATAGGCCCCCTTTTTCATCTGCAGCGCGGCTTGTATTCTGGAGACCGAAGATTTCAATGCACTGTCGACCACGATCACCCCGACTTCGGGGTCATGAATCCACCGGCCGATCACCTCCTCGTCTTCAGCCCCGGGGACTGTCGCGAGCGTGTTCTCGATTCCCGCCAGCCGGAAACCCCGGACCATCCTCGGGTTTCCGATCACGGCAATTTTCACGATACCGCCTCCTGCAGGACCAGGTTCGGCAACGCCTCTTCAAGCGTCCGCATTTCGAATCCTGTATGGAAGAATATACGAAGATTTCTCATCTCGTACTTCCTGGAAACCGCAAATTTGATGAGCGGGCCCCCGGTAAGGTGGTACACCGACGAAAGCCCTGTTGCTTTGGCAAGCATGTACCGGTCCAGGGTAAGTTCACAGGCTCCGAGATCTATGCTGCTTCCTGGTACCTGTACGAGGGGTTCGAGGACATGGAAATATTCGGATCCCTCCAGCTGACGGAGGATATCCGCCGGACGTGCGCTTTCATAAATCTGCCTTAACCGCCACTCTTCGTAGTATGCGCCCCCCGGGACCAGCCAGAGGGACACCAATTCCAGGGGAAGATTTCGGGATTTTGCCCTTAAAAGGGTAAGAATGTTGGTCACATCCGCGTATACCCCGGTAAATGCAAGCACCGCCGGGAGGACTGCGGGATCCACCCTGCCTTTGCTTGCATTGAGATTTTTCATCACGTACAGCCTGACGGCGGATTCAAGCGGCCCGATGCTCGAGGTTTCCTCATATTCCGGGAACGCTGCCGCCAGAGGGGCGACGTACGGTGTGCCCTGCAGTCTTGAGATAAGATCCTTGATATCGGTGCTTTCACCGATGCTGTCGATAAGCGCCGGGGTGATACATCCGATCTCTGCGATATGGGCGGGAGCACCCGGACGGATGCCTGCCGAATAAACCGATCTTAACGCGGCGATTATCTGTTCGCCCTCGAAAATGCCTATGTACGCTGAGAAAAACGGGCGGATCGCGTCCGGGAGCGAGGCCCCCATCTTCTGGATCTCCTGATAATGCCATGTTTCGAGTATTTTTTCCACCCCCTCGAGCGTTGTATTTTCAGGAATTTGCGGCCCTGCGCCTGACTCCATAAGGACGGTGAGAAACTCGGAGAACGATCCCGACTCCGCGAGGGCTTCCGCCTGCGACCTCGTTACGAAGGGGTTTCCCACAGCCTTCACCCTCGCAACGGGATAGGCAAAGAGCGCAATGTTCAACAAAACACGGAAATACCCAAAAAATGTACCGATAATCAGGATTACCAGGACAAGCAGGGCAAGACCCACGAGGATCATGGCGACCGGGTCGACAGCGATGGAGCTGATCAGGGTATCCAGATCCCCGGGTGTCATGTCCGCCCTCCTCGTACGGGAAAGAGAATATCTGATGTCTCGATGATCAATGCCCGCTTTAATCGTTCCCTTCTTGCTTCGAAGGTGTTGTCGACTGTTATTTTCCGTTCGGGGGCTGCCAGGATCATTCCCCCGGTGGTGTCCAGCGAATTCCCGGTCACCGTGAGTGAAATATGTTCTCCCGGGAATGATTCGGCGACGGACATAGCGAGTTGTCGATCTTCGGGATGGACGGAAATTTCAGCCTTTCCGGTTCCAAGTATATCCAGGGCCTCCTCCAGGAGATGCCTGAATATATCCCCGTATTCCGGCGAGTTCCGTACCGAGAGAAGGGATTCCTCCGCACGGGAAAAGCATCCGGCGACGAGGGAGTCACGGAACTCCCTCACCGTGTTCCTGGAATCCATCCGGGCCTGCGAAAGTGTCTGCTGGACGGAGATCTCGGTCTTTTTTGACTCCGACCGATGCAGGGAGGCGTATTCACGCTCCGCGTCCTTTGCAGCCCTCGCAATTATCCCTTTCGCCTCCTCCTCGGCCGTGGAAGTGATTATCCGTGCCTCTTCTTCTGCGTCTTTTCTAATTCTTTCCTCGATCGCTTCCAGGCTCATCGTTCCTCCGCTCGGTCACATGGTGAAAATCCCCAGGCCAAAGAGTATGAGAATCGCCACGAGCAGACCGAATATCGCGAACGTCTCCGACATAGCGGCGAACACCAGGCTCCTTCCCATTGCTTCGGATCTGCGGGCAGTGGCGGCAATTCCTGAGGCACAGGTGATTCCCTGACCTATTGCTGAAAATCCTCCGAGTCCTACGGCAATCCCCGCACCGATGGTGGCAATCCCGACGCCGAGCGTGGTGATGAAATCATGGGTGATCATACCGGTGAACACCATTATCAGGATGGCGACGAGCAGTCCGTAAATCGCCTGTGTTTCACAGATCGCAGAGAAGACTACTCCCTTTCCAAACATTTCCGGTTTTTCTCCCGTTGCCGCGATTCCGGCGGATGCCGCAATCCCCTGCCCGATAGCCGACAGCCCCGCGAGGCCGACCGCGAGCCCGCCTGCGATCGCCGCAAATCCCACGGCAAGGGTAAGGGTCATGTCGCCGGAGATGAGGCCGGTGAAGGCCATCAAAAGGACCGCGACCAGAAGACCGTAAATCGCCTGGGTCTCGCAAATCGCTGCGAAAACAATCCCTTTTCCGAACATCTCCGGTTTTTCCGCGGTCGCGCCGATCCCTGCAGCGGCGGCGATCCCCTGCCCGATTGCAGAGAATCCCGCAAAACCCGTGGCAAGTCCGGCACCGATGCAGACCACTCCTGCCGCAAGGGTGGCGACGAGGTTTCCGGTAAACATCCCGGTGAACGACATGATCAGGATCGCTGCCAAAAGGCCGTAAATCGCCTGGGTCTCACAGATCGCGGCAAATACTACTCCTTTTCCGAACAGTTCCGGTTTTTCCGACGTGGCCGCGACACCCGCCGAAGCGGCAATCCCCTGCCCGATCGCCGATGTTCCCGAAAGACCGATGGACAACCCGCATCCTATCCCTGCAAGACCCGCGGCCGTGGTCGCGATGTAGTTGCCGGAGAGCAGTCCGGAGAAGACGAGTATGAGAACGGCGACGAGCAACCCGTAAATCGCCTGAGTTTCGCATATAACCGAGAATACGACGCCTTTCCCGAAAGTCTCGGGGCGCTCGGCGGCCGTTGCGACGCCGGCTGATGACGCGATCCCCTGCCCGATCGATGAAAGTCCCGCCAATCCTACGGCAAGACCTGCTCCCACCGCGGAGAGCCCGATAGGAATGGGAATATCCCCCGCGGTACCTCCCAGGAAACCGCCCGAAAGCAGGATGAGAACCGCAACGAGAAGCCCGTATATTGCCTGCGTCTGCGGAATTGCGGTAAAGATAAGCGCCATACCAAATTTTTCGGGTTTTTCCGCGGTCACTCCGGCCGACGCCGCTCCGGTGATACCTACCCCTATGCCTGCCCCTATCGCAGAGAATCCGACCGCAATTCCTGCCCCGATGGCAACAAGCGCGGTCCCTGGCCCGATTGGCATCAGGCATCACCCCGGACCGAGTACATGCGTTCCATCCGGAACGGGGTGAATGCCTCCCCTCCGCCTATGAAGAACTTGCTGAAGAATTCGATGTACTGGAGGCGGATTGAATGAATCATCCCTCCAAGGCTCTGGATAATCAGATTGAACAACTGTCCTCCGAGGAACACCAGGACCGCGAGTACCACGAGATAGGGGCTGACCTCCGCGACGAGCTCGGCGAGAATGTTTACCGTCATGGCGATCCCCCCGGTGGCCAGTGCCAGTGCGAGAATACGGACATACGAGAGCCAGTCCCCGAGGAATCCGGTGAGTGCAAAGAAACCCATCGGTCCCCGGGAATAGAAAATTATCGCCAGCCCGGCGACAATTCCGGCGACAGCCACATACAACACGTTCGTCCCAGCCGTGATCCACCCGAAAAACACTGCCATGAGAATGGCGGCAGAGGGCTGGATGATAAACCAGACGCCCTGGTCCATCAGCGCCGGATTGTATTCCTTCTTCCTGATGTTCTGATAAAAACCGAGAGTAAGACCGAGGTTGATGTGAAGGATACCCAGCAGGAGCGCAATCTGGAACATAGCAATAGGATCCTTTATCGGTTCGAGGAGCACGAGGGGCGGGGAAATGCCAAAGAAACGACTGGGTACATCCCCGAACCATCCCCCCTGAAGCGTGCCGAAAATTACCGCCGATATCCCGCACCAGGTCAGGATGATGGAGAGATCATGGAATACGGAGCTCGAGCGACGGAATCTCCAGTATAGCAGGAATCCGGAGAGGGTCAGCAGAATGCCATACCCCGCATCGCCGAGCATAAGCCCGAAAAATATGACGAAGATGGGTGCCATGAACGGAGTGGGATCTATCTCGCCGTATTTCGGCCTGGCGAACATGGTGGTGAGAAATTCGAATGGCCGCAACCAGCGTGGGTTGTCATACATTACCGGGGCCTCCTGGGGACTCTCCACTTTTTCCGGGCGTGTTGAAAAGAAATGCCCGCATGTGGATCTGTCCATCGCGGCAGTGAATGAATTCACTTCGCGTGCCGGGATCCACCCGCTCAGGTAGGTTACATCCCGGCTGGATCCGCTCTTTGGGATAAGATCCAGTTCCTCTTTCCGTATACGGAGTTCTTCCCTTATCGCGAGAAGTTTCCTCTCGTAGGTATC
This window harbors:
- a CDS encoding V-type ATPase subunit; this translates as MTPGDLDTLISSIAVDPVAMILVGLALLVLVILIIGTFFGYFRVLLNIALFAYPVARVKAVGNPFVTRSQAEALAESGSFSEFLTVLMESGAGPQIPENTTLEGVEKILETWHYQEIQKMGASLPDAIRPFFSAYIGIFEGEQIIAALRSVYSAGIRPGAPAHIAEIGCITPALIDSIGESTDIKDLISRLQGTPYVAPLAAAFPEYEETSSIGPLESAVRLYVMKNLNASKGRVDPAVLPAVLAFTGVYADVTNILTLLRAKSRNLPLELVSLWLVPGGAYYEEWRLRQIYESARPADILRQLEGSEYFHVLEPLVQVPGSSIDLGACELTLDRYMLAKATGLSSVYHLTGGPLIKFAVSRKYEMRNLRIFFHTGFEMRTLEEALPNLVLQEAVS
- a CDS encoding V-type ATP synthase subunit E, which translates into the protein MSLEAIEERIRKDAEEEARIITSTAEEEAKGIIARAAKDAEREYASLHRSESKKTEISVQQTLSQARMDSRNTVREFRDSLVAGCFSRAEESLLSVRNSPEYGDIFRHLLEEALDILGTGKAEISVHPEDRQLAMSVAESFPGEHISLTVTGNSLDTTGGMILAAPERKITVDNTFEARRERLKRALIIETSDILFPVRGGRT
- a CDS encoding V-type ATP synthase subunit A — encoded protein: MMREPGNPGTVVRVTGPVVQAGGMTGARMYEIVRVGKDELIGEIIALEGESATIQVYEETAGMIPGEPVTGTGSSLSVALGPGLLGCIFDGIQRPLEKMFGISGDFIPKGSRVPPLDRTASWTFMPSGESSRTVTGGDVLGHVQEGPIVHKVMVPPGLAGRFTRIADEGDYTLQDDIGILETATGRVPLTMEQLWPVRVPRPITTKLEPGDPLLTGQRVIDLFFPIAVGGTAAIPGPFGSGKTVVQHQLAKWASADIVVFVGCGERGNEMADVLTEFPRLPDPRTGEPLINRMVLIANTSNMPVAAREASVYTGITIAEYYRDMGYNVALMADSTSRWAEAMREISGRLEEMPGEEGYPAYLGSRLADFYERAGKVITIGKQPATGSVSVIGAVSPPGGDFSEPVTQNTLRMVKVFWALDSELAYRRHFPAINWLNSYSLYSGAVDAWWEENENPEWRKMREELMVILQRENELEELIKLVGPEVLPETDRLVLLKAEIIRESLLMQYAFHPHDTYTGPEKLVRMVLADIRFFSLADRAVALGVTAETIREFPVKGMLARMGTVSPEDSAELFRQIDSGLRSEFSAVGVESE
- a CDS encoding V-type ATP synthase subunit F, whose amino-acid sequence is MKIAVIGNPRMVRGFRLAGIENTLATVPGAEDEEVIGRWIHDPEVGVIVVDSALKSSVSRIQAALQMKKGAYPVMVVLGTEEDTGELPPGVNVLPHQVR
- a CDS encoding V-type ATP synthase subunit B, which produces MTHSAREYTSVSRVEGPIMVVDGVEGIAYGEVAVITLPSGEKRQGQVLETRTARAIVQVFGSTRDLDTYTTRVRFTGETMHIGVTGEMLGRVFDGTGNPLDGGSLPIPEEIRDIHGSSINPYAREHPRDSIQTGVSAIDGMNTLVRGQKLPIFSGAGLPHNLLAAQIARQARVRGQEEQFAVIFAAMGITHEEAAYFLKDFRTTGALERAVVFLNLADDPVIERIITPRLALTTAEFLAFEKGMHVLVIMSDLTNYCEALREIAAAREEVPGRRGYPGYMYTDLATIYERAGRIRDRNGSITQIPILTMPDDDITHPVPDLTGYITEGQIVLSRDLHRKGIYPPVNVLPCLSRLMQGGIGEGRTRKDHAEVNNQLYSAYAQGVKLKGLVAVIGEEALTDIDRNYLLFADRFEKEFIGQDAEENRTFEATLDLAWDLLALLPESELRRIDTATIRTYHPHYRSGKV
- a CDS encoding V-type ATP synthase subunit I; this encodes MQGVEAMYEAGMMEVIPLKDPTSPLQGSLEPGIRPELLDRCAEYQVRLNQVLDTFEEIPASMVRALGLFFTPPDANPFPVRVESIEDCFRQIDTLLTETEGTLRDKSALITIREKVQSLERRESDVNLLLPFQLDLALLGDFTTFSVSAVMVKKEETGMFLQQVTAAGAEEIFIDKKTAKDGEVVLIAYPAHLRPSIHPSFRLSGVSVLHCEECEGTPDKALATIRDRIRELREHERERINSLEMFRDTYERKLLAIREELRIRKEELDLIPKSGSSRDVTYLSGWIPAREVNSFTAAMDRSTCGHFFSTRPEKVESPQEAPVMYDNPRWLRPFEFLTTMFARPKYGEIDPTPFMAPIFVIFFGLMLGDAGYGILLTLSGFLLYWRFRRSSSVFHDLSIILTWCGISAVIFGTLQGGWFGDVPSRFFGISPPLVLLEPIKDPIAMFQIALLLGILHINLGLTLGFYQNIRKKEYNPALMDQGVWFIIQPSAAILMAVFFGWITAGTNVLYVAVAGIVAGLAIIFYSRGPMGFFALTGFLGDWLSYVRILALALATGGIAMTVNILAELVAEVSPYLVVLAVLVFLGGQLFNLIIQSLGGMIHSIRLQYIEFFSKFFIGGGEAFTPFRMERMYSVRGDA
- a CDS encoding V-type ATP synthase subunit K, giving the protein MPIGPGTALVAIGAGIAVGFSAIGAGIGVGITGAASAGVTAEKPEKFGMALIFTAIPQTQAIYGLLVAVLILLSGGFLGGTAGDIPIPIGLSAVGAGLAVGLAGLSSIGQGIASSAGVATAAERPETFGKGVVFSVICETQAIYGLLVAVLILVFSGLLSGNYIATTAAGLAGIGCGLSIGLSGTSAIGQGIAASAGVAATSEKPELFGKGVVFAAICETQAIYGLLAAILIMSFTGMFTGNLVATLAAGVVCIGAGLATGFAGFSAIGQGIAAAAGIGATAEKPEMFGKGIVFAAICETQAIYGLLVAVLLMAFTGLISGDMTLTLAVGFAAIAGGLAVGLAGLSAIGQGIAASAGIAATGEKPEMFGKGVVFSAICETQAIYGLLVAILIMVFTGMITHDFITTLGVGIATIGAGIAVGLGGFSAIGQGITCASGIAATARRSEAMGRSLVFAAMSETFAIFGLLVAILILFGLGIFTM